The genomic window AGTAATTTGCCAGGACAGATAACATTCTTCAGGATGAAGGGACTCTAACGGCGGAATATTTTGACATTCCACGACCTGAGTGACAGGGCCTAATTCCGCAAGCGCATTAATGATGTGCAGCACATCATTGCCGGTTTGTAGCATTTCGTGATGAGGAATAAAGCTGATCTTCCAAATCGGCGTTTGTGCGCCAGTATCAGGCGAATCTTCGGCAATTTCAGGAGCTTCTTCACTGCTGATAGCTTTATTAAGTGTTTGCGCTAGTCCCTTATGGACTTCTTCGATACTTTGATCTGTGCACTCGACGCCATCACGTGCAGCTTCAACAAGTAGCCTAATACAATCAACGCTTCGCAGTAATAAATCTACATCTGCTTGTTCGATATTACGACGACCATCACGCATCTCATCGAGCAGTGTTTCAACGTCGTGAGTAAAGTCTGTCACGCGGTTAAAGCCAAAGGTTCCGGCGCCCCCCTTAATTGAGTGCGCAGCCCGGAAAATGGCATTTATAGTATCCGCATCACCCTGCTCTAGATTGAGCAGGCTTGATTCCATCAACTCCAACCCTTCGAAGCTTTCTTCAAGGAACGTGGGGATGAATTGTGAGAGATCGATACTCATCGTATATCGCTACCTTATGACACGTTTAATCGTAGATAACAGTTTTTCAGGGTTAAATGGCTTAACAAGCCAGCCTGTAGCTCCAGCGGCTTTACCGCGCTGCTTCATCTCGGCCGAACTTTCGGTTGTTAACATCAATACCGGAGTAAATTTAAATGCTGGTAATTGTCGCAACTCCCCACATAGTGAAATTCCATCCATTACTGGCATATTGACATCCGTAATGACTAAATCGAACCGCTCAGTCTTCGCTTTTTCCAGACCTTCTTTCCCGTCACAGGCTTCAACAGTATCGTATTGCTGTTGTTTCAATGTGAAAGAAACCATATTTCTGATTGAAGCAGAGTCATCAACTACTAAGATCTTTGCCATGTTTTTGTCCTATAAATTCAGGGGTTAATTTAATTTTAGAAGGTGGTTTAAGCCCAAACGCGATGCGCATTCCCGCAGCTCGTCGTTGACGTTTTGCCATGAAAAATCGATGCTTTGGCGATTGATATCAATAATCAGCGCCGTTAATAACTGTAAGCCAGCGGTATCGATACGAGACAGCTCGCCAGCATCGATATTGACTTGACTAATTTCTTGAATGGAATGAAGTTGCTCTAACATCATCTTCTGGGTGTCGTTAACCACAGAGATATCTAATGATTGAGGCAGATTGAATGTGATCGCTTCCATGCAATGTCCTTAACTATTCGTGTTTACACTAGATGATTTTATTTATTGATCTAAATCAATTTATTTCACCTGTTGGGTATAAACCTAGCATATCCATAATTTTGTATTAGAGTCAAGCAATGCATTAGAAGAAAGATTAGTTTTTAAACAAAAAGCGCACCATAAAGGTGCGCTTGATTGATATAAATTAAGCTATTGAGGTATTAGTTAGTCGCGTTTGTCGGTGATTTAGCAAAACGTAACACTAAGTAACCTAACAGGCCAGCACTAAATGAACCAACCAAAATTGCCAGTTTGTCTGCAAACATAAACTGCGCAGGATCTTCAAATGCTAGTGAATTAACGAATAGACTCATAGTAAAACCGATGCCCGTAAGAATGGAAACACCATAAAGCATCGTGTAATTACTTTGCTCTGGCATTTTGGCGAGTCCCAGTTTGATAGCAAGCCAGCTAAAGCCAAATACACCAAGTTGTTTACCAATAAATAAACCAGCAGCAATACCAATAGGCACAGGTGTTAATATTTGCTCACTCGACATGCTCGTGAAATCAACTCCCGCATTTACAAAAGCAAACAGAGGTAAAATCATAAAGGCAACCCAGTAATGAAGGTCGTGCTCCATCGATTTGAGCATTGAGCGCTCACGATGCCCTTGAGGCACCTTGCGCTGTTTAATTGGGATAGTGAAGGCTAATGCAACGCCAGCTAATGTCGCGTGAACGCCAGACTTAAGTACGCTGACCCACAAGATCACACCAAGCAATACGTAAGCCGCTTTGCGGTCGACGCCCATTCGATTCATGATAACTAAACCAGTAAGCGCAGCCATGGCTACCGCAATTGATAAAGTTGATAATTCTGCCGTGTAAAACAGTGCGATTATCACGATAGCCCCTAAATCATCAATAATAGCGAGTGCCATTAAAAAGATCTTAAGTGAGACGGGTACGCGTTTACCAAGCAGTGATAACACGCCGAGAGCGAATGCAATATCTGTAGCGGTTGGAATCGCCCAACCTTGTGTACCGACGGTGTCTGTGCCAACAAAATAGAGATACACAGCAGCTGGGACGACCATACCACCGACGGCGGCAAAACCAGGCAGTACAACTTGAGATGGGCTTGATAAATGTCCTTCAATAATCTCTCGTTTAACTTCAAGACCAATTAATAAGAAGAAGATGGCCATCAGGCCGTCATTAATCCACAATAACAGTGGTTTATCGATATGTAATGCGCCAAATCGAACTTCGACTGGCGTTGATAAAAACGCATCATACAACTCAGACAACCCAGTGTTTTTTAACAGCAAGGCGATAATAGTGACAAAAATTAAAACAATCCCCGCCGAGGATTCTTTTTTAATAAACTCTTCTAATGCACTCATTTAATAACTCCATAAAAACGAACGACATATCTTATACAAACCACATAAAAAAGTCGACATAATATGTCTAAACATTATGTCGACTAAGCTACTGAATCTATTATAAATTACTGTTAGCTATTTTCTTGTGCGAAATCTTGCATAAAATCCACTAGCGCTTGAACGCCAGTCAGTGGCATCGCGTTATAAATACTAGCGCGCATACCGCCAACGCTGCGGTGACCTTTTAACGCCATGAGTCCACGCTGCTCTGCTTGCGCCAAAAACGCCTCGTTTAAGGATTCATCGTTTAATTGAAACACCACATTCATACGCGAGCGATATTCTGGTGCCACATTATTGACATAGAAGTCAGAGCTATCGATAGCGTTATATAATAGCTGCGCTTTTTCAATGTTGCGTGCTTCCATCGCTTTTACGCCGCCCTGCGCTAACAGCCATTTAAAGACTTCGCCAGCGAGATACCAAGCAAAAGTCGGCGGCGTGTTATACATCGAATCATTATCACTTATTAGCTTGTAATCTAAAATCGATGGCGTTTGCGGCAAACTGTGACCAAGTAAATCTTCGCGAATAATTACGATAGATAAGCCAGATGGACCAATGTTCTTTTGCGCGCCAGCGTAAATTACGCCGTATTTAGTGACATCGATTTCGCGGGATAGAATGGTTGATGATAAATCGGCAACGAGCGGTGCATTAACCTGTGGCTCTTCGCTCATTTCAATGCCATCGACAGTTTCATTGGGGCAATAGTGAAAGTACGCCGCATCATCACTAAGCTGCCATTCGCTTTGCGCTGTCACACCATGTTGACCATCGGTAGTTTGCGGTGTCGCAACAACATTTACCTCACCGTATTTCTGCGCTTCACTCACTGCCGATTTAGACCATGAGCCAGTTACTAAATAGTCAGCCTTGCCCGTCAAACCAATTAAGTTCATAGGCACAGCAGAGAACTGACCACGACCACCACCGTGACAGAAAAGTACTTTGTAATTAGTCGGAATATTCATTAGCTGGCGTAAATTACTTTCAGCTTCTTGTGCTACCTGCATAAAGCGTTTATCGCGATGGCTAAATTCCATAATGGAAATGCCGTGCTCTTGCCAATTAACAAATTCTTTTTGCGCCTTGACCATCACATCATGAGGCAACATCGCTGGCCCCGCACAAAAGTTATAAACCGCGCTCATTACTCTTCCTTATTTACTAATTACAAAATGCTCTATAAATTCTACACAAACAAAAAGAGCGCCCTCAGGCGCCCTTTCTCAACTAGCGATTATTCATCGCCACCTTCTGGAACATCAGCTGCAGGGGCTTCAGCCGCTGGTGCTTCACCAGTAACTTCTTCACCTTCTACTGCTTCATGCTCTGGCGTTTCCACTTCTTCGATACGCTGTAAGGCTACGACCTGCTCGCCCTCTTGGGTACGAATTAGAGTTACACCTTGCGTATTACGACCTACCGTAGATACACCGTCAACAGGGGTACGTACTAATGTACCTTTGTTTGAGATCAGCATGATTTCATCGTTTTCATCAACTTGAACCGCACCAACCACTAGGCCATTACGCTCGCTCACTTTGATAGAAACAACACCTTGTGTTGCACGACTCTTCGCTGGGTAATCTTCAAGTACAGTACGTTTACCGAAGCCGTTTTCAGTCACAGTCAGGATACAACCATCGCCATGAGGAACGATAAGCGATACCACTTTCTGACCTTCTTTAAGCTTCATACCGCGTACACCAGTACCAGTACGGCCAATAGCACGACACTGATCTTGGCTAAAGCGCACAACCTTACCTTCGTCAGAGAACAGCATGATTTCGCTGTCATCTTCGGTTAGCGCTACGCCGATTAACTCATCATCATCACGTAAGTTAACCGCGATAATACCGTTAGCACGTGGACGAGAGTATGCCGTTAATGCAGTCTTCTTCACCGTACCCGCAGCTGTTGCCATTAAGATACATTTGTCTTCAGTGTATTCACGGATAGGTAAGATAGCCGTAATACGCTCGTCTTTCTCTAATGGTAATAAGTTAACGATTGGCTTACCACGCGCTTGACGCGATGCTAATGGTAGCTGGTACGTCTTGAGCCAGTACATCTTACCGCGGTTAGAGAAACACAACATGGTGTCATGGGTGTTAGCAACTAATAGGCGCTCGATGAAATCTTCATCTTTCATCTTAGTAGCCGCTTTACCTTTACCACCACGACGCTGCGCTTCGTACTCAGATAATGGCTGGTATTTGACGTAACCTTCGTGAGAAAGGGTTACTACCACGTCTTCTTCGTTGATTAAATCTTCTAACGATAAATCGTGTGACGCGTTAGTAATTTCAGTGCGGCGCTCATCGCCAAACTCTTCAAGCACTGCTTGCAGCTCTTCTACAATCACTTCCATTAAGCGCGCTGGGCTACCTAAGATGTGAAGTAATTCAGCGATTAAATCTAAAATGTCTTGATATTCATTTAAGATTTTCTCGTGCTCAAGACCTGTTAAACGGTGTAGTTTAAGATCAAGAATTGCTTGGGCTTGTGTTTCAGTTAAGTAGTATTTGCCATCACGAATACCGTATTCTGGCTCTAACCATTCTGGACGTGCAGCGTCATCGCCTGCTTTTTCAAGCATCGCAGCAACGTTACCTAAATCCCAACCTTGTGCCACTAACGCAACTTTTGCTTCCGCAGGTGTTGGCGAGTTACGGATAACCTCAATCACAGGATCGATGTTAGCAAGGGCAACAGCCAGTGCTTCTAAGATATGCGCGCGATCGCGTGCTTTGCGAAGTTCAAATACCGTACGACGCGTTACTACTTCACGGCGGTGACGAACAAAGCTTTGTAGCATTTCTTTTAGGTTAAACAGCTTAGGACGATTGTCCTCAAGCGCAACCATGTTAATGCCGAACGACACTTGCATTTGCGTTTGTGAATACAGGTTATTTAATACAACCTCCCCCACTTCACCGCGTTTTATTTCAATAACAATACGCATACCGTCTTTGTCAGACTCATCGCGCAGCGCACTAATACCTTCAACTTTCTTATCGCGAACTAGCTCAGCCATCTTTTCGATAAGGCGTGCTTTGTTTACTTGATAAGGCAGTTCGTGAACGATAATAGTTTCTTTACCACTGTCACTTACTTCAACTTCCGCTTTAGCGCGAATACGCACCTTACCGCGACCAGTCTTATAAGCATCGATAATACCTTGACGACCACTGATAATACCCGCCGTTGGGAAATCAGGACCAGGAATGTGCTCGATGAGCTCTTCAATGGTAATGTCTTCGTTTTCAATCAGCGCTAAACAGCCAGAAATAACTTCATTTAAGTTATGTGGCGGAATGTTTGTCGCCATACCTACCGCGATACCCGATGAACCATTCACTAATAAATTAGGAATACGGGTTGGCAGTACGTTTGGAATTTGTTCGGTGCCGTCGTAGTTCGGGCCAAAATCAACGGTTTCTTTTTCAAGATCCACTAATAATGAATGGGCCATCTTCTGCATACGAATTTCGGTATAACGCATTGCCGCCGCGCTATCGCCGTCAACCGAACCGAAGTTACCTTGACCGTCTACCAATGGGTAGCGTAATGAAAATGGCTGTGCCATACGTACGATGGTGTCATAAACCGCGCTATCACCGTGTGGGTGATACTTACCGATTACATCACCTACCACACGGGCAGATTTTTTATAAGCTTTGTTCCAGTCGTTACCTAGAATGTCCATTGCGAAAAGTACGCGGCGATGTACGGGTTTTAAACCATCTCGAACATCTGGCAAGGCACGACCTACGATTACACTCATGGCGTAATCGAGGTACGAATTCTTTAATTCGTCTTCGATATTAATCGGCGATACACTATTGGCCAACTCAGTCATAAATCCCTAAGATCCCTGTGTCTGTTAGAAAGACGCACTTTTATGTATTAATTATTGTTTTTACAATTACATAAAAGGCAAAAAATAGAGCCTGATTCTAGCACAGTGATACAAGGTTACTAGGGCTAAAATCGCTTTATTTTGGATTCTAGGGCCATTTACGGCCAAAACTGCCGAAAAACGCGTTTTCAAGGTCAATTATTAACCAGCAATGAAAATCGCTTAAAATGGCTTACAGGAATTGAGTAGGCTAAAAAGTGTTTCTCTTGTGCTGACATTGATAAGGCACTTATAATGAAGCCTTTCTTTCTATAGCGATATTTGCTTTTTTATGTCTAGCACTCAATCACACCAATCATTCGATAACGCCGTAAACGTTGATCCTCAAGAAATCGAAAAATTCTCAGCCCTTGCTCAGCAATGGTGGGATCTCAGTGGCGAGTTTAAACCACTGCATTTAATGAACCCAACCCGCCTTAATTACGTGGCGGAAAAATCTGACGGTTTATTTGGCAAACGTATCGTCGATGTTGGCTGTGGTGGCGGTATCTTGGCCGAATCTATGGCGCGTCTTGGCGGTGATGTATTAGGTATCGATATGGCTGAGCAATCATTAAACGTTGCAAGATTGCATGCCCTAGAAACTAAAGTAGATAATATCGCTTATCAGCAAATTCCAGTGGAAGAGCTTGCCGAGCAGCAGCCTCATTCATTTGATGTTGTGACCTGTATGGAAATGCTAGAGCATGTGCCAGATCCACAATCTATTGTGCGCGCGTGTTTTAAGCTAGTAAAACCCGGCGGCCAAGTGTTCTTCTCGACCCTTAACCGCACGAAGCGTGCTTATTTATTAGCAATTTTAGGTGCCGAGCACATTCTGCAACTCGTACCTAAAGGCACGCACGAACACAGTAAGTTTATTCGTCCAAGCGAACTAATTCGCTTTGTTGATAACAGCGATGCCCGCTGTCTTGACGCTATTGGTGTCCATTACAACCCGCTTACCGAGCAATTTAAGACCAATAACGACTTATCGGTAAACTATCTGATCCACTGTCAGCCTAACGTTAAATAAGTACTAATTTACTAAAGCAAATTTAAGTAGGGAAAGCCCATGAGCCTTCAATCTCCGTTTCGCGCCGTACTCTTTGATCTCGATGGCACCTTACTCGACACCGCGCCGGATTTAGGCGGCGCGGCTAATCGTTTGCTTGAGCGTGACAATTTACCGCTGCTTAGTCGCAAGGTTATCAATCAAACCGCCTCACAGGGTTCATTAGCTCTAGTAAAGGCCGGGTATGGTTTAGATCTTGAAGAAGCGCAATATCAACAACTACGCAGTGAGTTCTTAGAAAACTACACCGCGCATGTCAATGATGAAACCACTTACTTTGACGGTATAGACACCTTATTAGATGCCTTAGATCGCCACAATATTGTGTGGGGCATAGTGACCAACAAGCCAACGCTTTATACCCAGCAGCTCCTTGAGCACTATCCACGCTTGGCTAGTTGCGCCGTCGTTGTTTGTGGTGACACCCTCGATGTCGCCAAACCTAATCCAGCGCCATTATTATTAGCGGCAAACAATATAAATATTGCGCCAGAGAACATTGTGTATGTGGGTGATGCTCGCACCGATATTGAAGCGGCACATAGCGCAAGCATGCTAGCGGTAGCTGCAAATTACGGTTACATCCCTAGCGATGATCCAGCCGACACTTGGCAAGGCGATCATATAATCGATCGTCCTGAGGATCTTTTAGCAGTTCTCGGGATCTAATCCAAAGAATCTTGACACTTTGTCTAATAATGACAGGCAAAAATACGGTGCTAAATCAAGCGATCGAACGTTAAAAAAAATAATTAAAAATTGCCAATTTGAAATTGAAAATTGGCAAAATTAAGGGAGATAATCATCAAAGTGATAGTTCCCACTAACCTGTGTAACCAAATGTAATTTATCCACAGCTTATTCCAATTTTTAGCACTTGCATTGTCCGCCAATCCACCTTATCTTGTATCCCACATTTTTTAAAAACCTATATCTTGTGTATTTAGGCCAAAGCAAACACTAGAGAAATTTAAGCTTAATATTACGCTTTAAAGACTATCTAAATGGGAATTGCCAACAAAAAGGACTACTTACCAGCGCGGTGGATTGCATCTCGTGACATGGGTTTGTTTTAACAGCGACGGACAATAATAATGAACACAAATCTCCTGGTCACCAAGCGAAGTGGAAAACAAGAACCTATCGATCTAGATAAGATCCACAAAGTACTCGATTGGGCCGCTAAAGGATTAGACAACGTGTCAGTTTCTCAGGTAGAGATCAAGGCACACATCCAGTTTTACATGGGTATTGAGACCAAAGATATTCACGAAACCATTATTAAAGCAGCGGCAGATCAAATCTCGGAAACAACCCCGGATTACCAGTACATGGCGGCCCGCCTTGCTATTTTCCACCTTCGTAAGAAAGCATTCGGCCAATTTGAGCCACCACATCTATACGATCACACGGTAAAAATGTGTGAAGCTAAGCGCTACGACAATCACTTGTTAGCCGATTATAGTCGTGAAGAATTCGATCTCATGAATGATGCACTTGATCATTCACGTGATATGAACTTTAGTTACGCTGCTGTTAAACAGTTAGAAGGTAAATACCTGCTGCAAAATCGCAGCACTGGCGAAATCTTTGAAAGCGCACAATTCCTATACATGCTAATTGCTGCGGCGCTATTTTCAAAATACCCAACAGAAACGCGTATGGATTACATCGTGCGTTTCTATGATGCGGTATCACAGTTTAAGATTTCACTGCCAACACCAATTATGGCAGGTGTCCGTACGCCTACCCGTCAATTTAGCTCCTGTGTACTGATCGAGTGTGACGATAACCTAGATTCAATCAATGCGACTTCTAGCTCTATCGTTAAGTATGTAAGTCAACGTGCAGGTATTGGTATTAACGCTGGTCGTATTCGCGCCCTAGGTAGCCCAATTCGCGGCGGTGAAGCCAACCACACCGGTTGTATTCCATTCTATAAGCACTTCCAAACAGCGGTTAAAAGCTGTTCACAAGGCGGTGTACGTGGCGGCGCAGCTACCCTGTTCTACCCATTGTGGCATTTAGAAGTTCAATCATTACTAGTACTTAAAAACAACCGCGGCGTTGAAGAGAACCGTGTTCGTCACATGGATTACGGCGTGCAATTTAACAAGATGATGTATCAACGCCTGATCAAAGGTGAAAACATCACCCTGTTCTCACCAAGTGATGTACCAGGCTTATACGATGCCTTCTTTGCCGACCAAGACAAGTTTGAAGCGCTTTATCTGCAATACGAGCAAGATGAATCAATCCGCAAAGAGTCTATTAAAGCCTCTGAGCTGTTTTCACTATTTGCACAAGAGCGTGCAAGTACTGGCCGAATCTATCTGCAAAACGTTGATCACTGTAATACGCACAGCCCGTTTATCCCAGAAGTTGCGCCAATCAAGCAATCTAACCTGTGTTTAGAAATCGCTTTGCCAACAAAACCACTGCAAAGCTTCGACGATCCTAACGGTGAAATCGCCCTTTGTACGCTATCTGCATTCAACCTAGGTGTGATTAAATCTCTTGATGAATTAGAAGAGCTTGCAGAGCTTGCGGTACGTGCCCTAGATAATCTACTGAGCTATCAAGACTACCCAATTGTCGCTGCGCAACAATCAAGCCTTGCTCGCCGTACATTAGGTATAGGTGTTATTAACTATGCTTACTACCTCGCTAAAAATGGCGTGCGCTATTCAGATGGCAGTGCAAACCGTTTAACACACGAGACCTTTGAAGCGATTCAATATTACTTGCTTAAAGCCTCAAATAAGTTAGCGAAAGAAGTTGGCGCCTGTGATTGGTTCAATGAAACCACCTACGCCAAAGGCATCTTACCAATAGATACCTACAAGAAAGACTTAGATGCGTTGTGTTCTAACGAACTAAACCTCGACTGGGAAGCGCTGCGCCAAGATATTAAAACTCATGGTCTTCGAAACTCTACGTTATCAGCACTGATGCCGTCGGAAACATCGTCGCAAATATCAAATGCGACTAACGGCATCGAACCGCCACGTGGCCTGATCAGCGTTAAGGCAAGTAAAGACGGTATCTTAAAACAAGTGGTTCCTGATTATTTGAGCCTTAAAAACGACTATGAATTGTTGTGGAATATTCCATCAAACGATGGTTACTTACACCTTGTTGGCTTGATGCAAAAATTCGTCGACCAAGCAATTTCAGCGAACACCAATTACGATCCATCGAAGTTCGACAACAACAAGGTACCAGTGAAGCAAATCATTAAAGACTTGCTTACCGCATACAAATTCGGTGTTAAGACGCTTTATTATCACAACACCCGCGATGGTGCGGATGATGCGCAAAGCGATATCGTCGTTGAGCAGGAAGACGACGGCTGTGCAGGCGGCGCTTGTAAAATCTAACACCTAAGGGCGATAAAAGATTTGGTGAGCCGATTGGCTCACCTAAACGTATATAGCTATACAGTTATACCCAATAAATAAGAATTACTATAAAGAATGTGCCTCTGGCAATAGCAAGGACAATTTGAGAAATCATGACTTATTCAACCTTTAATCAAAAGAAGAACAACCCGCTAATCGAGCCAATGTTTTTAGGTAATGCGGTTAACGTATCGCGTTTTGACCAACAAAAACTACCAATTTTTGAAAAGCTCATCGAAAAGCAAATCTCGTTTTTCTGGCGTCCAGAAGAAGTTGATATTTCAAAAGATCGCATTGATTGGCAAAAGCTTACTAAGAGTGAGCAGCACATCTTTATCAGTAACCTTAAGTATCAAACACTACTCGATTCTATTGCCGCGCGCAGTGTTAACGTTACGCTGCTACCATTAGTATCCTTGCCAGAAATTGAAACCTGGATTGAAACTTGGGGCTTTTTCGAGACTATTCATTCACGCTCATACACTCATATTCTGCGTAACTTATTTACTGATCCTAGTGAAGTGTTTGACGATATTCTCATTAATGAAAACATCTTAAAACGCGCCACTGACATCGCTAAATATTTCGATGATGTGATTGTGACAACTCAGCTGCTTCAAGCTCAAGGCGAAGGGACATACGATGTCGAAGGTCGCCAACTCGAAGTATCGGAGCGTAAACTTAAAGAGCGCTTATACCTATGTATGTGTTCGGTAAATGCATTAGAAGCAGTGCGTTTCTATGTGAGTTTTGCTTGTTCATTTGCTTTTGCAGAGCGCGAATTACTGGAAGGTAACTCAAAAATCATCAAACTGATTGCTCGCGATGAATCTGTTCACCTTACTGGTACTCAGCACATGCTCAATCTATGGGCTGAAGGTAAAGACGATCCAGAAATGAAGGAAATCAGTGAACAATTGCACGATGAAGGTCTAAAGATTTTCATGGACGTTGTTGAACAAGAAA from Psychrobium sp. MM17-31 includes these protein-coding regions:
- the nrdB gene encoding class Ia ribonucleoside-diphosphate reductase subunit beta; its protein translation is MTYSTFNQKKNNPLIEPMFLGNAVNVSRFDQQKLPIFEKLIEKQISFFWRPEEVDISKDRIDWQKLTKSEQHIFISNLKYQTLLDSIAARSVNVTLLPLVSLPEIETWIETWGFFETIHSRSYTHILRNLFTDPSEVFDDILINENILKRATDIAKYFDDVIVTTQLLQAQGEGTYDVEGRQLEVSERKLKERLYLCMCSVNALEAVRFYVSFACSFAFAERELLEGNSKIIKLIARDESVHLTGTQHMLNLWAEGKDDPEMKEISEQLHDEGLKIFMDVVEQEKAWADYLFKDGSMIGMNAEILKQYVEYIANQRLIAIGYEAPFETKSNPLPWINAYLVSDNVQVAPQESEISSYLVGQIDSELDCDEFDDFDL